Proteins from a genomic interval of Corynebacterium deserti GIMN1.010:
- the hisB gene encoding imidazoleglycerol-phosphate dehydratase HisB, producing MTATPRIGRATRTTSESDITVEINLDGTGKVDIDTGLPFFDHMLTAFGVHGSFDLTVHAKGDIDIDAHHTVEDTAIVLGQALLDAIGDKKGIRRFASCQLPMDEALVESVVDISGRPYFVINGEPEHMITSVIGGHYATVINEHFFETLALNSRITLHVICHYGRDPHHITEAEYKAVARALRGAVEMDPRQTGIPSTKGAL from the coding sequence ATGACTGCAACACCACGCATTGGCCGCGCAACCCGCACCACCAGCGAATCCGACATCACCGTTGAGATCAACCTGGATGGCACCGGAAAAGTAGACATTGATACTGGACTGCCATTTTTTGATCACATGCTCACAGCTTTCGGTGTGCACGGCAGCTTTGACCTCACCGTCCACGCCAAGGGCGACATTGACATCGATGCACACCACACCGTCGAAGACACAGCCATCGTGCTCGGACAGGCGCTTCTCGACGCGATTGGCGACAAGAAGGGCATCCGCCGTTTCGCCTCCTGCCAGCTGCCCATGGATGAAGCACTGGTGGAATCCGTGGTGGATATCTCTGGACGCCCCTACTTTGTCATCAACGGCGAACCAGAACACATGATCACCTCCGTGATCGGTGGACACTACGCCACGGTGATCAACGAACACTTCTTTGAAACCCTTGCTCTCAACTCGCGCATCACCCTCCATGTGATCTGCCACTACGGTCGCGACCCACACCACATCACTGAAGCCGAATACAAGGCTGTTGCCCGCGCGTTGCGTGGCGCTGTGGAGATGGATCCACGCCAAACTGGCATCCCCTCCACCAAGGGAGCGCTCTAG